A window of the Planctomycetia bacterium genome harbors these coding sequences:
- a CDS encoding dipeptidase: MTSRSTITRRDVLIRSAAATALIASRDRTFGARPEGLEQAEKLHRAIPVFLGYCVFHPEQFQARGGRQCDLEKLAAAGVRTFIASVGFGYRGPNQPYFQIGPRNYVMAGSDEWLLERQLKRIDELRSAIEACPRTRLITRASELAARPDDDSIGVIMHLIGNNHTLGVDTVDLFFRRGVRATHPAMQYHNRWCAGYNGMNAPVMTDFGREVVARMNKLGIVIDTGHASDETATALVEASVKPVNDSHTMSRDVSPQSRGLRDETLRRIARSGGVIGVHFADHMLTSEAWRTKYANRGASRREWKYNQYVLDRTRDPDERIRLREDQAARDRFYHDHNLPADPVVLTIRGANVRHLADAVDYLVRLVGIEHVGLGPDVNGIDDDQWPAEMNHIGDLPMLTAELLRRGYDEPQLRKLYSDNLGRVYAACLPS; this comes from the coding sequence ATGACCTCGAGGTCGACGATTACGCGTCGTGACGTGCTGATTCGATCCGCCGCCGCGACGGCTCTCATCGCGTCTCGCGATCGGACGTTCGGCGCTCGTCCGGAGGGGCTGGAACAAGCCGAGAAATTGCACCGCGCCATACCCGTGTTTCTGGGTTACTGCGTGTTTCATCCGGAGCAATTTCAAGCGCGCGGCGGCCGCCAATGCGATTTGGAAAAACTCGCTGCGGCCGGCGTGCGGACCTTCATCGCGTCCGTCGGCTTCGGCTATCGCGGGCCCAATCAACCGTACTTCCAAATCGGGCCGCGCAACTATGTGATGGCGGGATCCGATGAATGGTTGCTGGAGCGGCAACTCAAGCGGATCGACGAGCTTCGCAGCGCGATCGAGGCGTGCCCGCGCACCCGACTGATCACTCGCGCAAGCGAACTAGCTGCTAGGCCCGACGACGACTCGATCGGCGTGATCATGCATCTGATCGGCAACAATCACACGCTCGGCGTCGACACCGTCGATTTGTTTTTCCGCCGCGGCGTGCGAGCCACGCATCCGGCCATGCAGTATCACAATCGCTGGTGTGCGGGTTACAACGGCATGAATGCTCCGGTGATGACCGATTTCGGACGAGAAGTCGTAGCGCGCATGAACAAGCTAGGGATCGTAATCGACACGGGCCACGCCTCCGACGAGACGGCGACGGCCCTGGTCGAGGCCTCGGTGAAGCCGGTCAACGACAGCCACACGATGAGTCGCGACGTGTCGCCGCAGTCGCGCGGATTGCGCGATGAAACACTGCGGCGAATCGCCCGTTCGGGCGGAGTGATCGGCGTCCATTTCGCCGATCACATGCTGACGAGCGAGGCTTGGCGAACCAAGTATGCGAACCGCGGGGCGTCGCGGCGGGAGTGGAAATACAATCAATACGTGCTCGACCGAACCCGCGACCCCGACGAGCGCATCCGCCTGCGCGAAGACCAGGCGGCCCGCGACCGGTTCTACCACGATCACAACCTGCCGGCCGATCCGGTTGTCCTCACGATCCGCGGAGCGAACGTGCGTCATCTGGCCGATGCCGTCGACTATCTGGTCCGGCTCGTGGGAATCGAACACGTCGGGCTCGGACCCGACGTCAACGGCATCGACGACGATCAATGGCCCGCCGAGATGAACCACATCGGCGACCTACCGATGTTGACGGCCGAGCTCCTGCGTCGCGGCTATGATGAACCGCAGTTGCGCAAGCTCTATTCCGATAACCTCGGCCGTGTGTATGCCGCATGCCTGCCGAGCTGA
- a CDS encoding cyclic beta 1-2 glucan synthetase — MLRLALIENLRRVAARIAAGRFDRDLAEDWAARMIKVAETNPSDLILVLADMARSSPPLSGAFLAELTRHFQAQSSNFAVAGTWLEQRCSEQGLTIEQLVRAEGQSQAADQISIGNSINSLRFLGLTDWREFTESHSVVEQALFDDPGCVYARMDFATRDRYRHEIEKISKRSRQSEYDVARRAIQLAEAAALHGQEERAAHVGFYLIDRGRAALDQATGVRPTLRDEFNELGRRYPLFLYLVSVAAITGAGTAAWWLAEARSGTSNVVLSLLVIAAVITAAQLAIGVVNWLAMLFVGPRMLPRMDFQEGIPDEERAIVVVPTMLARPEGIEGLLEDLEVRYLANADDNLHFGLLTDFEDAPKEHMPADDELVRLATEGVERLNKKYDERRSDIFFLFHRPRRWNEQEQVWMGYERKRGKLAELNDLLRGSTGRFSQIVGDTRRLTEVRYVVTLDTDTQLPRDSAREMVAAMAHTLNRPVIDSQLRRVVEGYGIMQPRVGVSLPSARRSWFVRLFAGDVGVDPYTRVVSDVYQDLFGEGSFVGKGIYDVDAFEQTCSGFPENKILSHDLLESAYARSGLLSDVELYEDFPSRYMADVSRRHRWMRGDWQIAAWTLPRVPDRAGKLIRNTISILSKWKIFDNLRRSATAIGGTALLLGSWAHGSTSAWIAATLTLLSVGLVPLLSTLRELTRKQAEIPLRAHLLASLSAAATHAAHALFTILFLAYDAYIGLDAIARTIARVAWTRRNLLEWKTSSDAQRGPCTDLVGFYRTMWFGPTIALFAGAYLFLFSSAALPVALPFLILWMCSPAVAWWLSRPLAPPQVRLSNSQQEFLGAVARRTWRYFETFAAKEENWLPPDNYQEHPAPQVASRTSPTNLGMGLLADLAAYDLGYCSAGRLLERTQRTLGTMDRMERYRGHFYNWYDTRSLAPLRPLYVSTVDSGNLAGNLLVLRMGLLEQIDAPLVAPRFLSGLRDTLRVALETAHERHRADAAAGLPSSAVVVLRMLERLVGELTPREFSPKSAGVFFDRLATLVAEVSAASTDDAELSAWVGAFAHDCADHRADLRRLTPWTSLNRPALPLRQTALAVPIAQFEKIQAELDAVATLSGVAALRSSVLPLLDDLLKDDPAKSCSDPEACAAIAAWGTQLRTAVDGAARFASDRTEKLSTAARQCRSLAEMDFSFLFDEKHSLFIIGYDVGERRPDKSFYDLLASEARLASFVCIAQGKLSQEHWFALSRILTTTGGGSALLSWSGSMFEYLMPLLVMPTYESTLLDQTYRAVVRRQIDYGRQRGVPWGISESGFNTVDVHLTYQYRAFGVPGLGLKRGLAEDLVVAPYASALALMVAPDAACRNMQRLADDGHQGAYGLYEAIDYTPSRLPRGASRVAVRQFMAHHQGMSLLAIDYVLADRPMQRRFKADPMLLATDLLLQERVPKAAAAIFPHAAEADATRIETVAEPGAMRIYTDPSGPTPEINLLSNGRYHLMITAAGGGYSRWGDLAVTRWREDATRDCWGSFCYLRDKESGVFWSTAFHPTQKPSKQYEAIFTQARAEFRRRDEGIETYTEISVSPEDDVELRRISITNRSDTPRTIEVTSYAEVVLAAPAHDLAHPAFSNLFVQTELVRNRQAILCTRRARSAEEVPPWMVHLMTVQGTTVGEASFETDRMRFVGRSRSLSSPAAMDSGAILSDSEGAVLDPSVSIRRVLLIAPNETVRVDFVTGVAVSRDAAAVIMDKYHDSRLSDRVFELAWTHSSILLRQLNATEAEAQVYTRSAGSLIYASSLRRAKPALIGSNRRGQSGLWGYGISGDLPIVLVRIRDQANMELVRQAVQAHAYWRLKGLKIDLVVWNEDDSVYRQTLQDAIHDLIVSSPEGVMFDKPGGIFIRRGEQISEEDRTLLLTVARMVLFDDAGTFAEQIERRGRSDLFPSPFKPVRRPAAPRLSTAEHVRSDLVFFNGLGGFTSDGREYVTILNAERTTPAPWVNVLANPYFGTVVSESGSAYTWIENSHEFRLTPWYDDPVTDVCGEAFYLRDEQSGRFWSPTPLPARGKEPYTTRHGFGYSIFEHTEDDIATELCMFVATDAPVKFIKLKIANRSGRPRSLSVTGYWEWVLGELRDKTLMHVVTELDSATGALFARNAYSTEFSERVAFVDCSETMRSVTADRMEFLGRNGTPANPAALRRVRLSGRVGPGLDPCAAMQVQWELEDGHEKEIVFILGAANAEADARQLIDRFRGVGNAQRALEAVWRYWGRTLGTVYLETPDPAVNFLANGWLVYQTLACRMWARTGFYQSGGAFGFRDQLQDAMALQYAEPGILRAHLLRAAAHQFREGDVQHWWHPPAGRGVRTHFSDDYLWLPVAACRYVAGTGDTGVLEERVPFLTARTLRLEEEAFYDLPQVSDDVDTLYEHCVRAIENGLRFGEHGLPLMGCGDWNDGMNLVGAEGKGESVWLGFFLFDVLTQFAELARSRSDIARADRYDLEAGRLRGNIEAHGWDGDWYRRAYFDDGEPLGSATNIDCQIDSLSQSWAVLSGAGILERAHKGMENVERRLVRRDSRLIQLLDPPFDKSALNPGYIKGYVPGVRENGGQYTHAAIWTVMAFAKMGEAERAWELFSMINPIAHGSSAKEISTYRVEPYVVAADVYSVAPHTGRGGWTWYTGSAGWMYRLITESLVGLRLEVDRLRFEPRLPASWPAFKIHYRYRETVYHITIAGGGDGATVKQLTVDGVDQAELAVRLVDDRRDHAVQVTLG, encoded by the coding sequence ATGCTGCGGCTGGCGTTGATCGAAAACTTGCGCCGAGTCGCGGCCCGCATTGCGGCCGGCCGTTTCGATCGCGACCTCGCCGAAGATTGGGCCGCGCGGATGATTAAGGTCGCAGAGACCAATCCGAGCGACCTGATCCTCGTACTCGCCGACATGGCCCGCTCCAGTCCTCCTCTATCGGGTGCGTTCCTCGCCGAGCTCACGCGACACTTCCAAGCACAGAGTTCGAACTTCGCAGTTGCCGGCACTTGGCTGGAGCAACGCTGTTCCGAGCAAGGCCTGACGATCGAGCAACTCGTGCGCGCCGAAGGGCAATCGCAAGCGGCCGATCAAATCTCGATCGGCAACAGCATCAACAGCCTTCGGTTTCTCGGGCTCACGGACTGGCGCGAGTTCACGGAGAGCCATAGCGTCGTCGAGCAGGCCTTGTTCGACGATCCCGGCTGCGTGTACGCGCGCATGGACTTCGCGACCCGCGATCGTTATCGACATGAGATCGAGAAAATCTCGAAGCGCAGCCGCCAATCGGAATACGACGTCGCGCGGCGTGCGATCCAACTCGCAGAGGCGGCGGCACTTCACGGTCAGGAAGAACGGGCTGCGCACGTCGGCTTCTATCTCATCGACCGCGGCCGCGCAGCGCTGGATCAAGCGACCGGCGTTCGGCCGACGTTGCGCGACGAATTCAACGAGCTCGGACGGCGCTATCCGCTCTTTCTCTATCTCGTCTCCGTTGCGGCGATCACCGGCGCCGGCACGGCCGCTTGGTGGCTCGCGGAAGCGCGGAGCGGAACATCGAACGTCGTCCTTAGTCTACTTGTGATCGCCGCCGTGATCACCGCCGCGCAGTTGGCGATCGGCGTCGTCAATTGGCTGGCGATGCTCTTCGTCGGTCCGAGAATGCTGCCGCGCATGGACTTTCAAGAAGGAATACCTGATGAAGAACGAGCAATCGTCGTCGTGCCGACGATGCTCGCGCGGCCGGAGGGGATCGAAGGGCTGCTGGAAGACTTGGAAGTACGTTATCTCGCGAACGCCGACGACAACCTGCACTTCGGTTTGCTGACTGACTTCGAAGACGCGCCGAAAGAGCACATGCCGGCAGACGATGAACTCGTCCGGCTCGCGACCGAAGGCGTTGAACGATTGAACAAGAAGTACGATGAACGGCGCAGCGACATCTTTTTCCTATTTCATCGTCCTCGGCGTTGGAACGAGCAAGAACAGGTCTGGATGGGCTACGAGCGGAAGCGCGGCAAGCTCGCGGAACTGAACGACCTGCTCCGCGGCAGCACCGGACGCTTCTCGCAGATCGTCGGCGATACACGGCGTTTGACCGAAGTACGCTACGTCGTCACGCTCGATACCGACACGCAGTTGCCGCGCGACTCGGCACGCGAGATGGTCGCAGCGATGGCGCATACGCTTAATCGTCCGGTCATCGATTCGCAACTCCGCCGCGTCGTCGAAGGCTACGGGATCATGCAGCCGCGCGTCGGCGTGAGCTTGCCGAGTGCGCGACGTTCGTGGTTCGTGCGACTGTTTGCCGGCGATGTCGGAGTCGATCCTTACACGCGCGTCGTCTCCGATGTCTATCAAGATCTCTTCGGCGAAGGCTCGTTCGTCGGCAAAGGTATCTACGACGTCGATGCCTTCGAGCAGACCTGTAGCGGCTTTCCGGAGAACAAGATCCTCAGCCACGATCTGCTCGAAAGCGCTTACGCGCGCTCAGGCCTGTTGAGCGACGTCGAGCTATACGAAGATTTTCCCTCGCGCTATATGGCCGATGTCAGTCGCCGGCATCGGTGGATGCGGGGCGATTGGCAGATCGCGGCATGGACTCTGCCTCGCGTGCCCGACCGCGCTGGAAAACTCATTCGCAATACGATCAGCATCCTGTCGAAGTGGAAGATCTTCGACAATCTCCGTCGCAGCGCCACGGCGATCGGGGGCACGGCTCTCTTGCTCGGAAGTTGGGCCCACGGCTCCACGTCGGCATGGATTGCCGCGACGTTGACCCTGCTCTCCGTCGGGCTGGTTCCGTTGTTGTCGACGCTGCGTGAGTTGACTCGCAAGCAAGCCGAAATCCCGCTCCGTGCGCATCTTTTGGCTTCGCTGTCGGCCGCGGCAACGCACGCTGCACACGCCTTGTTCACGATTCTGTTCTTGGCCTACGACGCCTACATCGGCCTCGACGCGATCGCACGGACGATCGCTCGCGTTGCTTGGACCCGACGCAATCTCCTCGAATGGAAAACTTCGAGCGACGCGCAGCGCGGCCCTTGCACCGATCTGGTCGGCTTCTACAGGACGATGTGGTTCGGACCCACGATCGCGCTCTTCGCCGGCGCGTATCTATTCTTGTTCTCCAGCGCCGCGCTTCCGGTCGCATTACCGTTCTTGATTCTCTGGATGTGCTCGCCCGCCGTTGCGTGGTGGCTCAGCCGACCGTTGGCGCCGCCGCAAGTGCGACTATCGAACTCACAGCAAGAGTTTCTCGGTGCGGTCGCACGGCGCACGTGGCGCTATTTCGAAACGTTTGCGGCTAAGGAAGAGAACTGGCTTCCGCCGGATAACTACCAAGAACACCCGGCCCCGCAGGTCGCCTCGCGTACGAGCCCGACCAACCTCGGTATGGGCCTCTTGGCCGATCTCGCGGCCTACGATCTCGGCTATTGTTCGGCCGGTCGACTGCTCGAGCGCACCCAGCGCACACTCGGCACGATGGACCGCATGGAGCGCTACCGCGGCCACTTCTATAACTGGTACGACACACGCTCGCTCGCGCCGCTAAGGCCGCTCTACGTCTCGACCGTCGACAGCGGCAATCTCGCCGGCAATCTGCTGGTGCTGCGAATGGGCTTGCTCGAACAGATCGACGCACCGCTGGTCGCCCCTCGGTTTCTCTCCGGACTGCGCGATACGTTGCGTGTCGCCCTCGAAACAGCTCATGAGCGCCATCGCGCTGATGCTGCCGCAGGGCTGCCGTCGTCGGCCGTCGTCGTGCTGAGAATGCTGGAGCGGCTCGTCGGTGAACTGACGCCGCGCGAATTCTCGCCGAAATCGGCCGGGGTATTTTTCGATCGCTTGGCGACGCTCGTAGCGGAAGTCTCTGCCGCGAGCACGGACGACGCCGAACTGAGCGCATGGGTCGGGGCATTCGCTCACGACTGCGCCGATCATCGCGCCGACCTCCGACGTCTTACTCCCTGGACGTCGCTCAATCGGCCGGCGTTGCCGTTGCGACAGACGGCACTTGCCGTTCCGATCGCGCAGTTCGAAAAGATCCAAGCCGAGCTTGATGCCGTAGCCACGCTGAGCGGTGTCGCCGCTTTGCGCAGTTCCGTCCTGCCGCTGCTCGATGACTTGTTGAAAGACGATCCCGCGAAATCATGCTCCGATCCCGAAGCTTGCGCCGCCATCGCAGCTTGGGGGACGCAACTACGCACCGCAGTCGACGGTGCTGCTCGCTTCGCAAGCGACCGCACGGAAAAACTCTCCACTGCAGCTCGGCAATGTCGCTCGTTAGCGGAAATGGATTTCTCGTTCTTGTTCGACGAGAAGCACAGCTTGTTCATCATCGGCTACGACGTCGGCGAACGCCGGCCTGACAAAAGCTTCTACGATCTCTTGGCCTCCGAAGCGCGGCTCGCCAGCTTCGTCTGCATCGCGCAGGGAAAACTGAGCCAAGAGCATTGGTTTGCGCTCAGCCGGATCCTCACGACGACCGGCGGCGGCTCGGCCTTGCTTAGTTGGAGCGGGTCGATGTTCGAGTATCTGATGCCGCTCTTGGTGATGCCGACGTACGAAAGCACGCTGCTCGATCAAACCTACCGCGCCGTCGTCCGGCGGCAGATCGACTACGGCCGGCAGCGTGGTGTGCCGTGGGGCATCTCCGAGTCGGGCTTCAATACCGTCGACGTTCACCTGACGTACCAGTATCGCGCGTTCGGCGTGCCGGGCCTCGGGCTCAAGCGCGGACTTGCCGAAGATCTCGTGGTCGCACCCTATGCGAGCGCTCTGGCGCTAATGGTCGCGCCGGATGCCGCGTGTCGCAACATGCAGCGGCTCGCCGACGACGGACATCAAGGAGCCTACGGTCTCTACGAAGCCATCGACTACACCCCATCGCGATTGCCGCGCGGTGCTTCACGCGTCGCCGTGCGACAGTTTATGGCCCATCATCAAGGGATGAGCTTGCTGGCGATCGATTACGTGCTGGCCGACCGGCCGATGCAACGTCGCTTCAAAGCCGATCCGATGCTGCTCGCCACCGATTTACTCTTGCAAGAGCGAGTTCCGAAAGCAGCCGCCGCGATTTTTCCACACGCCGCCGAGGCCGATGCGACGCGCATCGAGACCGTCGCCGAGCCGGGTGCGATGCGGATCTACACCGATCCGAGCGGCCCGACGCCGGAGATCAACCTGCTCTCGAACGGCCGGTATCACTTGATGATCACGGCGGCCGGCGGCGGCTATAGTCGCTGGGGCGATCTCGCCGTCACGCGCTGGCGCGAAGACGCGACCCGCGATTGCTGGGGCTCGTTCTGCTATCTGCGCGATAAGGAGAGCGGCGTCTTTTGGTCGACCGCGTTCCACCCGACGCAAAAACCCTCGAAGCAATACGAAGCGATCTTCACGCAGGCCCGAGCCGAGTTTCGCCGGCGCGACGAAGGAATCGAAACGTACACCGAGATTTCCGTTTCACCGGAAGACGATGTCGAACTGCGGCGCATTTCGATCACGAACCGTTCGGACACACCGCGCACGATCGAAGTGACGAGCTATGCCGAAGTGGTGCTCGCTGCTCCGGCCCACGACCTTGCGCATCCTGCGTTCAGCAATCTCTTCGTACAAACGGAACTCGTCCGCAATCGGCAGGCGATTCTCTGCACGCGTCGGGCCCGATCCGCCGAAGAGGTTCCGCCCTGGATGGTGCATCTCATGACCGTGCAAGGAACCACGGTCGGTGAAGCGTCGTTCGAGACCGACCGGATGCGTTTCGTCGGACGGTCGCGCAGTCTTTCGTCGCCTGCTGCGATGGATAGCGGAGCGATTCTTTCGGATAGCGAAGGGGCCGTACTCGATCCCTCCGTTTCGATTCGCCGCGTCCTTCTCATCGCGCCGAATGAAACGGTTCGCGTCGATTTCGTGACGGGCGTCGCCGTCTCGCGCGATGCTGCCGCCGTGATCATGGACAAATACCACGATTCGCGACTCTCGGATCGCGTCTTCGAACTCGCTTGGACGCACAGTTCGATTCTCTTGCGGCAGCTTAATGCCACGGAAGCCGAAGCTCAGGTCTACACGCGCTCGGCCGGTTCTTTGATTTACGCGTCGTCGTTGCGTCGTGCGAAGCCGGCGTTGATCGGCAGCAACCGTCGCGGACAGTCCGGCCTATGGGGCTACGGTATCTCCGGCGACCTTCCGATCGTGCTCGTTCGTATTCGCGATCAAGCCAACATGGAGTTGGTTCGCCAAGCCGTGCAAGCACATGCTTATTGGCGCTTGAAAGGTTTGAAGATCGACCTCGTCGTCTGGAACGAAGACGATTCGGTGTATCGGCAAACCTTGCAAGATGCGATTCACGATCTGATCGTATCGAGCCCGGAAGGAGTGATGTTCGACAAGCCGGGAGGGATTTTCATTCGGCGCGGCGAACAGATCTCGGAAGAAGATCGAACGTTGCTCCTAACCGTCGCACGAATGGTTTTGTTCGACGACGCAGGAACATTCGCCGAGCAGATCGAACGTCGCGGCCGGTCGGATCTGTTTCCGTCGCCGTTTAAGCCCGTGCGGCGTCCGGCAGCGCCGCGGCTCTCGACGGCCGAGCACGTTCGGAGCGATCTCGTCTTCTTCAACGGCCTCGGCGGCTTCACTTCCGATGGTCGCGAATACGTCACGATTCTCAACGCCGAACGGACGACGCCGGCGCCGTGGGTGAACGTGCTCGCCAACCCGTACTTCGGGACCGTCGTCTCGGAAAGCGGCAGCGCCTATACCTGGATCGAGAACAGCCACGAGTTCCGCCTGACCCCCTGGTACGACGACCCGGTGACCGATGTCTGCGGCGAGGCATTCTACTTGCGCGACGAACAGAGCGGTCGCTTCTGGTCGCCGACCCCGCTCCCGGCGCGCGGCAAAGAGCCATACACCACACGGCACGGATTCGGCTATTCGATCTTCGAACACACGGAAGACGACATCGCCACCGAGCTCTGTATGTTCGTCGCGACCGATGCGCCGGTGAAGTTCATCAAGCTCAAGATCGCGAATCGCTCGGGCCGGCCTCGCTCGCTCTCCGTCACCGGCTATTGGGAATGGGTGCTCGGCGAGTTGCGAGATAAAACGCTGATGCACGTCGTCACGGAACTCGATTCGGCAACCGGCGCACTCTTCGCTCGCAACGCATACAGCACCGAATTCTCCGAGCGAGTCGCGTTCGTCGACTGTAGCGAAACGATGCGCTCGGTAACCGCCGACCGAATGGAATTCCTCGGCCGCAACGGCACGCCGGCCAATCCCGCGGCGCTGCGACGCGTGCGGCTTTCCGGTCGCGTTGGGCCGGGCCTAGATCCTTGCGCGGCGATGCAGGTGCAATGGGAGCTTGAAGACGGACACGAAAAAGAGATCGTGTTTATTCTCGGGGCAGCGAACGCCGAGGCCGATGCGCGGCAGCTCATCGACCGGTTCCGCGGTGTCGGCAATGCGCAACGCGCGCTCGAGGCGGTATGGCGATACTGGGGTCGCACGCTCGGCACGGTGTACTTGGAGACACCAGACCCAGCGGTCAACTTTCTCGCGAATGGCTGGCTCGTCTATCAAACGCTCGCGTGTCGCATGTGGGCCCGAACCGGCTTCTACCAGTCGGGCGGAGCGTTCGGTTTTCGAGATCAATTACAAGATGCGATGGCGCTGCAGTATGCGGAGCCCGGCATTTTGCGAGCGCATTTACTGCGCGCCGCCGCGCATCAGTTCCGCGAAGGAGACGTGCAACATTGGTGGCATCCGCCGGCCGGTCGAGGAGTGCGGACGCATTTCTCCGACGACTATCTTTGGTTGCCGGTCGCGGCTTGTCGCTACGTGGCCGGCACAGGCGACACGGGCGTGCTCGAAGAACGCGTGCCGTTCTTGACGGCTCGGACACTTCGACTTGAGGAAGAAGCGTTCTACGATCTGCCGCAAGTCTCCGACGATGTCGACACGCTGTATGAGCATTGCGTCCGTGCGATCGAGAACGGCTTGCGCTTCGGCGAGCATGGGTTGCCGTTGATGGGCTGCGGCGATTGGAACGACGGAATGAACCTCGTCGGCGCCGAGGGAAAAGGGGAAAGCGTGTGGCTCGGCTTCTTCTTGTTCGACGTACTGACGCAATTCGCCGAGTTGGCGAGAAGCCGCAGCGACATCGCGCGTGCCGACCGCTACGACCTGGAAGCCGGCCGGTTGCGCGGCAACATCGAAGCTCACGGCTGGGACGGCGATTGGTATCGTCGGGCCTACTTCGACGACGGCGAGCCGCTCGGTTCGGCGACGAACATCGACTGTCAGATCGATTCGTTGTCGCAAAGCTGGGCGGTGCTTTCCGGTGCGGGGATACTCGAAAGGGCGCACAAGGGAATGGAGAACGTCGAGCGCCGACTCGTCCGTCGCGATTCGCGGTTGATTCAGTTGCTTGACCCGCCGTTCGACAAGTCGGCCCTTAATCCCGGTTACATCAAAGGCTACGTGCCGGGCGTTCGCGAGAACGGCGGCCAATACACTCACGCGGCGATCTGGACCGTGATGGCGTTTGCGAAGATGGGAGAAGCCGAGCGCGCTTGGGAACTTTTCTCGATGATCAACCCAATCGCGCACGGCTCATCGGCGAAAGAGATCTCGACCTATCGCGTAGAGCCGTATGTCGTCGCCGCCGATGTCTACTCGGTGGCACCGCACACGGGCCGCGGCGGCTGGACATGGTACACCGGCTCGGCCGGATGGATGTACCGGCTCATCACCGAGTCGCTCGTCGGTCTGCGACTGGAAGTGGATCGGCTCCGCTTCGAGCCGCGGCTTCCGGCGAGTTGGCCGGCGTTCAAGATCCACTACCGCTATCGAGAGACCGTGTATCACATCACGATCGCCGGCGGCGGCGATGGCGCGACGGTCAAGCAACTCACGGTTGATGGCGTCGATCAAGCCGAGCTCGCAGTGCGGCTGGTCGATGATCGCCGCGATCACGCAGTACAGGTCACCTTAGGGTGA